Proteins found in one Anopheles aquasalis chromosome 3, idAnoAquaMG_Q_19, whole genome shotgun sequence genomic segment:
- the LOC126576915 gene encoding proton-coupled amino acid transporter-like protein pathetic, whose amino-acid sequence MADENVKSDPSAPAAEYNAGDFNSTTKLADAPAMIDDAEYNPFEHRQIEKPNSTTGSLIHLLKSSLGTGILAMPVAFKNAGLLFGAIGTIVVGLICTHCVHILVRTSHQICQRTRIPVLGFAETAERVFEYGPPKLRRLAGFSKAFVDYALMATYYSAGCVYIVFIATSFHDVINYTTDNDWNVRIYILLTMIPILVIGQIRELKYLVPFSALANLFIVVTFGITLYYIFKDPLEFDDKPLFSSFGTLPLFFSTVIFAMEGIGVVMPVENSMAKPQHFLGCPGVLNTAMGTVIVLYAVIGFFGYVRFGDLAKGSVTLNLPLQDDLAIAAQILIALAILFTFGLQFYVPMDILWRKIQHKIPKNKHMISQIALRSGIMIIMGGVGLAVPELEPFIGLVGAVFFSSLGLFVPCVVETVFYWPNELGKFRWVLIKNIIFGAFSIFALVAGAYVSIRDIVALYTDDDHEE is encoded by the exons ATGGCGGACGAGAATGTGAAATCGGATCCTTCGGCACCCGCTGCAGAATACAATGCCGGAGATTTCAATTCCAC GACCAAACTAGCCGATGCACCGGCCATGATCGACGATGCCGAGTACAATCCCTTCGAGCATCGGCAAATCGAAAAACCGAACAGTACGACCGGTTCGCTGATCCATCTGCTGAAGAGTTCGCTCGGTACGGGCATTCTGGCCATGCCGGTAGCGTTCAAAAATGCTGGCCTCCTGTTCGGTGCGATCGGCACCATTGTCGTCGGACTCATCTGTACCCACTGTGTCCACATACTG GTCAGAACTTCCCACCAGATCTGCCAGCGTACAAGGATACCGGTGCTTGGCTTTGCCGAAACGGCCGAACGCGTGTTCGAGTATGGTCCACCGAAGCTGAGGCGACTGGCCGGCTTTTCAAA AGCGTTCGTTGACTATGCGCTGATGGCGACCTATTACAGTGCCGGGTGCGTGTACATCGTCTTCATAGCGACCTCATTCCATGATGTGATCAACTACACGACCGACAACGACTGGAACGTGCGGATCTATATCCTGCTAACGATGATTCCGATTCTGGTGATTGGTCAAATCCGCGAGCTCAAGTACCTGGTACCGTTCTCGGCGCTGGCCAACCTCTTCATCGTAGTCACGTTCGGTATCACGCTCTACTACATCTTCAAGGATCCGCTCGAGTTCGACGATAAGCCACTGTTTTCCTCCTTCGGCACGCTGCCACTCTTCTTCAG TACCGTCATCTTCGCGATGGAAGGTATCGGTGTAGTGATGCCGGTGGAGAACTCCATGGCCAAGCCGCAGCACTTCCTGGGATGCCCGGGCGTCCTCAACACGGCCATGGGTACGGTGATCGTGCTGTACGCCGTGATCGGGTTCTTCGGTTACGTTCGATTCGGTGACTTGGCGAAGGGAAGCGTTACCCTGAATCTACCGCTGCAGGATGA TCTTGCCATTGCCGCCCAAATTCTGATCGCATTGGCTATCCTCTTCACGTTCGGTCTCCAGTTCTACGTGCCGATGGACATTCTGTGGCGCAAGATTCAACACAAAATACCAAAGAACAAGCACATGATCTCGCAAATCGCTCTGCGCAGTGGTATTATGATCATCATGGGTGGTGTGGGACTGGCGGTGCCTGAGCTGGAACCCTTCATCGGTCTGGTCGGTGCCGTGTTCTTCTCCAGCCTCGGCCTGTTTGTGCCCTGTGTCGTCGAAACGGTGTTCTACTGGCCGAACGAGCTCGGCAAGTTCCGCTGGGTGTTGATCAAGAACATCATTTTCGGTGCGTTCTCGATCTTTGCCCTAGTGGCCGGTGCTTACGTTAGTATCCGTGATATCGTTGCACTGTACACGGACGACGATCACGAGGAGTAG
- the LOC126575953 gene encoding proton-coupled amino acid transporter-like protein CG1139 — MNEEMELKATSGHESGVLPTTMDDDDHYEPFRHRRVKKPSSTSGTIIHMLKGSLGTGILAMPSAFRNGGLVFGLLGTTLVGVIYAHCVYLLVSTSQKSSKRMRVPQLGFSETAQSVFRYGPHGTRRFANVAKGYIDYSLLIVSFFSVCVYLIFISTTLRGVINSLTGLTWDTRIYILLTAIPLIFVTQVRELRYLVPFSALANTLILVTFCITLYYIFREPIDLSGCRLFPEITALPSFFGTVVYAVEGIGVVLPVENKMKHPEHFLACPGVLGTVITFIMLLYNVTGFFGYARYGASTEANVTANLGSDEVLALSTQILAALAILFTLGIYYYVPMDILWRKVKHYFVPERHNMAQIAIRFGILLAMTALALGVPELEPFIGLVGSICSATLGLLTPIMLDTVYRWPIEGSFGWCRWRLVKNCLLLAFGVFILIVGTYFSIKDIVSIYG; from the exons ATGAACGAAGAGATGGAGTTGAAGGCAACATCCGGCCACGAAAG TGGTGTCCTACCGACcacaatggatgatgatgatcactatGAACCATTTCGGCACCGCAGGGTGAAAAAACCTAGTTC CACTAGCGGCACGATCATTCATATGCTGAAGGGATCGCTGGGCACCGGTATCCTGGCGATGCCCTCGGCTTTTCGCAACGGTGGCCTGGTGTTTGGGTTGCTCGGAACAACGCTCGTTGGCGTCATCTATGCACACTGCGTTTATCTGCTC GTATCTACATCGCAAAAATCCTCGAAACGCATGCGCGTACCACAGCTTGGTTTTTCGGAAACGGCTCAAAGTGTCTTCCGGTATGGTCCGCACGGTACGCGCCGGTTCGCCAATGTTGCCAA AGGCTACATCGATTACTCGCTGCTGATCGTCAGCTTCTTTTCCGTCTGTGTCTACTTGATCTTCATCTCAACGACGCTCCGGGGTGTAATCAACAGCTTGACGGGACTTACTTGGGACACACGCATTTACATCCTGCTGACGGCCATTCCATTGATTTTCGTGACGCAAGTCCGGGAGTTGCGTTACCTCGTGCCTTTCTCGGCCCTTGCCAACACCCTCATACTGGTCACGTTCTGTATCACGCTGTACTACATCTTCCGGGAACCGATCGATCTGTCCGGATGTCGGCTGTTTCCTGAAATTACTGCTCTGCCATCATTCTTCGG GACAGTGGTTTACGCGGTGGAAGGAATCGGTGTGGTGCTACCGGTAGAGAACAAGATGAAACATCCGGAACACTTTCTAGCCTGCCCTGGGGTGCTTGGAACGGTAATCACcttcattatgctgctgtaCAACGTGACCGGCTTTTTCGGTTATGCACGCTACGGCGCCTCAACGGAAGCCAACGTAACGGCCAATCTGGGTAGCGATGAGGT GTTGGCCCTTTCGACGCAAATCCTGGCGGCGCTCGCTATCCTGTTCACACTCGGCATCTACTATTACGTACCGATGGATATTTTGTGGCGTAAAGTGAAACACTATTTCGTCCCGGAGCGTCATAATATGGCCCAGATAGCGATACGGTTCGGCATTTTGCTTGCGATGACGGCACTAGCGTTGGGTGTGCCGGAACTGGAACCATTCATCGGACTGGTGGGTTCGATTTGTTCCGCGACGCTCGGATTGCTTACACCCATCATGCTGGATACGGTCTATCGCTGGCCGATAGAGGGTAGCTTCGGCTGGTGCCGTTGGCGTTTGGTAAAGAATTGCCTTCTACTGGCATTCGGCGTGTTCATCTTAATCGTTGGCACCTACTTCAGCATCAAGGATATCGTAAGCATCTACGGTTGA
- the LOC126575954 gene encoding chromatin-remodeling complex ATPase chain Iswi yields the protein MSKEEENPVETGDTNDNSNESNSDTTSSNTKEPDYDATLETDRGKRFEFLLKQTEIFAHFMNSAPSKSPPKAPRGRKPKADKADKTIDPLDHRHRKTEQEEDEELLAETNQKAKTVFRFESSPPYIKAGEMRDYQIRGLNWMISLYENGINGILADEMGLGKTLQTISLLGYLKNVRNNHGPHIVIVPKSTLQNWVNEFGRWCPSLRPVCLIGDQETRNAFIRDVLMPGEWDVCITSYEMCIREKAVFKKFNWRYMVIDEAHRIKNEKSKLSEILREFKTANRLLLTGTPLQNNLHELWALLNFLLPDIFNSAEDFDSWFDANQCMGDNSLIERLHAVLKPFLLRRLKSEVEKRLLPKKEVKIFVGLSKMQREWYTKILMKDIDVVNGAGKVEKMRLQNILMQLRKCTNHPYLFDGAEPGPPYTTDYHLLENSGKMVVLDKLLRKLQEQESRVLIFSQMTRMLDILEDFCHWRGYHYCRLDGQTPHEDRSNMIADYNAPDSKKFIFMLSTRAGGLGINLATADVVIIYDSDWNPQMDLQAMDRAHRIGQKKQVRVFRLITENTVEEKIVERAEVKLKLDKLVIQQGRLVDNKTNQLNKDEMLNIIRFGANHVFQSRDSEITDEDIDQILQKGEEKTQEQTAKLDKLGESSLRSFTLDTDNLENRSVYQFEGEDYREKQKLQTLGSWIEPPKRERKANYAVDAYFKEALRVAEPKAPKAPRPPKQPIVQDFQFFPPRLFELLDQEIYHYRKTVNYKVPKNPDLGAEANKVQREEQRKIDESESLTEEELAEKESLLTQGFTNWTKRDFNQFIKANEKYGRDDIENIAKEVEGKTPDEVMEYSAVFWERCHELQDIERIMAQIERGEAKIQRRASIKRALDSKMARYRAPFHQLRIAYANNKGKNYTEDEDRFLVCMLHKLGFDKENVYEELRTAVRGAPRFRFDWFLKSRTALELQRRCNTLITLIERENQELEEKERMEKKKKTGGAGGGTAGTGGGAGGAGGGGGTGNKGNQKRKAETTPAATDKNKKKKKA from the exons ATgtcgaaggaagaggaaaatccCGTTGAAACGGGAGACACCAACGATAACTCG AATGAGTCCAACTCGGACACGACGTCGTCAAACACGAAGGAGCCGGACTATGATGCGACGCTCGAGACGGACCGTGGCAAGCGgttcgagtttttgttgaagcAGACGGAGATTTTTGCGCATTTCATGAACTCGGCACCGAGTAAAAGCCCACCGAAGGCACCGCGAGGACGCAAACCGAAGGCGGATAAGGCGGACAAGACGATCGACCCGCTGGATCACCGGCACCGTAAGACGGAAcaggaggaagatgaggagCTGCTGGCCGAGACGAACCAGAAGGCGAAGACGGTGTTCCGCTTCGAGTCGTCACCGCCGTACATTAAGGCGGGTGAAATGCGCGACTATCAGATCCGCGGTCTGAACTGGATGATTTCGTTGTACGAGAACGGCATCAACGGGATCCTGGCCGATGAGATGGGGCTCGGTAAGACGCTGCAAACGATCTCGCTGCTCGGTTATCTGAAGAACGTGCGCAACAATCACGGACCGCACATCGTGATCGTACCGAAGTCGACGCTCCAGAACTGGGTGAACGAGTTCGGGCGCTGGTGTCCCTCGTTGCGCCCCGTCTGCCTGATCGGTGACCAGGAAACGCGAAATGCGTTTATACGTGACGTGCTGATGCCGGGCGAGTGGGACGTTTGCATCACGTCGTACGAGATGTGCATCCGGGAGAAGGCGGTATTCAAGAAGTTCAACTGGCGCTACATGGTCATCGATGAGGCGCACCGTATCAAGAATGAGAAGTCCAAACTGTCCGAGATTTTGCGTGAATTCAAGACGGCCAACCGGCTACTGCTCACCGGCACACCGCTCCAGAACAACCTGCACGAGCTGTGGGCACTGTTGAACTTTTTGCTGCCGGACATTTTCAACAGTGCGGAAGACTTTGATAGCTGGTTCGATGCGAACCAGTGCATGGGCGATAACTCGCTGATCGAGCGGCTGCACGCGGTCCTCAAGCCGTTCCTGTTGCGTCGGCTCAAGTCGGAGGTGGAGAAGCGGCTGCTGCCGAAGAAGGAGGTGAAGATTTTCGTCGGATTGTCCAAGATGCAGCGCGAGTGGTACACGAAGATTCTGATGAAGGATATCGATGTGGTGAACGGGGCGGGTAAGGTGGAGAAGATGCGCCTCCAGAACATCCTGATGCAGCTGCGCAAGTGCACCAATCACCCGTACCTGTTTGACGGTGCCGAACCCGGGCCACCGTACACCACCGACTACCATCTGCTGGAGAACAGTGGcaagatggtggtgctggataaGTTGCTGCGCAagctgcaggagcaggaaTCGCGCGTACTCATCTTCAGCCAAATGACGCGCATGTTGGACATACTGGAGGATTTCTGTCACTGGCGGGGTTACCATTACTGCCGGCTCGATGGTCAAACACCGCACGAGGATCGCTCGAACATGATTGCGGACTACAACGCACCGGATAGTAAGAAGTTCATCTTCATGCTGTCGACCCGTGCCGGTGGGTTGGGTATTAATTTGGCCACCGCCGATGTGGTCATCATCTATGACTCCGATTGGAACCCGCAGATGGATCTGCAGGCGATGGATCGTGCGCATCGTATCGGGCAGAAGAAGCAGGTCCGTGTGTTCCGTCTGATCACGGAGAACACGGTCGAGGAGAAGATTGTGGAGCGAGCGGAGGTGAAGCTGAAGCTCGACAAGCTCGTCATCCAGCAGGGACGCCTGGTGGATAACAAGACCAACCAGCTGAACAAGGACGAAATGCTCAACATCATTCGTTTCGGAGCCAACCACGTGTTCCAGTCACGCGACTCGGAGATCACCGATGAGGACATCGATCAGATTCTGCAGAAGGGCGAGGAGAAAACGCAGGAACAGACGGCGAAACTGGACAAGCTGGGTGAGAGCTCGTTGCGTAGCTTTACGCTCGATACGGACAATCTGGAGAATCGCTCCGTGTATCAGTTCGAAGGTGAGGATTACCGTGAGAAGCAAAAGCTGCAAACGCTGGGCTCTTGGATTGAACCACCGAAGCGTGAACGCAAGGCCAACTATGCCGTCGATGCGTACTTCAAGGAGGCGCTACGTGTGGCCGAACCGAAAGCACCGAAGGCTCCCCGACCACCGAAGCAACCGATCGTGCAGGACTTTCAGTTCTTCCCGCCCAGACTGTTCGAGCTGCTGGACCAGGAGATCTACCACTATCGTAAAACGGTCAACTACAAGGTGCCGAAGAATCCGGATCTGGGCGCGGAAGCGAACAAAGTGCAGCGCGAAGAGCAGCGCAAGATCGACGAGTCGGAATCGCTGACCGAGGAGGAGCTGGCCGAGAAGGAGTCGCTGCTGACGCAAGGCTTCACCAACTGGACCAAGCGTGACTTTAACCAGTTCATCAAGGCGAACGAGAAGTACGGTCGGGATGATATCGAAAACATTGCGAAGGAGGTCGAGGGTAAGACACCGGACGAGGTGATGGAGTATAGTGCCGTGTTCTGGGAGCGGTGCCACGAGCTGCAGGACATCGAGCGTATCATGGCGCAGATCGAACGTGGTGAGGCAAAGATTCAGCGCCGTGCCTCGATCAAGCGTGCACTGGATAGTAAG ATGGCAAGATATCGTGCTCCATTCCACCAGCTACGAATTGCGTACGCGAACAACAAGGGCAAGAATTACACCGAAGATGAGGACCGGTTCCTGGTGTGCATGCTGCACAAGCTCGGCTTCGACAAGGAGAACGTGTACGAAGAGTTGCGGACCGCGGTTCGGGGGGCACCACGCTTCCGTTTCGATTGGTTCCTGAAGTCACGCACGGCGCTCGAGTTGCAGCGCCGCTGCAACACGCTCATCACGCTGATCGAGCGCGAAAACCAGGAGctagaggagaaggaaaggatggagaaaaagaagaaaacgggtggtgctggtggcggcacTGCCGGAACCGGTGGAGGCGCTGGTGgagccggcggtggcggtggtactgGTAACAAGGGTAATCAGAAGCGTAAGGCCGAAACGACGCCAGCCGCAACAGacaagaataagaagaagaaaaaggctTAG
- the LOC126577085 gene encoding chromatin-remodeling complex ATPase chain Iswi-like, which produces MDKENVPNNATEPDPDAAVPVAVPVAVPVAVPVAEGLEDSSTRLAKAMRTRLDEEKAREKQAFRSMMSLQRLKQLESLEQKLAGFASFSRRKDEEKGPARRAGSTKKLPVTSPNGRLPVVSRLQAIQEDVANNNAPLQFTQYETSPPFIAGEMRDYQVQGLNWLISLQESGLNGILADEMGLGKTIQSISMIGYMMTIRKYRGPYLVVVPLSTVDNWLNEFATFLPTAEVLRGHATGSEKRNVLDAIAMVGKRCRWDVVITSYEFFWQNVAVFRQQNFHYAIIDEGHRAKNENTQFPKALVRCNISSMVLLTGTPIHNNLHELWALLHLLMPAFFDNAENFDDWFKVENCIDPRHEQSIRLKNLLKPLMLRRTKDEVSAPIPPKRRIMIVVPPTEQVLLWSHKVVNHEVMFVRDNGTLSRQRMGSVFPYLRQVTLHPFLIPGAEPTESDLVTPEIVSYSSKMIVLDALLGKLFERGSRVLIFSQFVVMLQILADYMDWRGYKYCMLDGTDDFAVRKEQIDDFNRPKSDRFVFLLSTRAGGLGINLFSADTVIFYDMDYNPQMDYQAEDRAHRIGQRHKVHIIRMLVRGTIDESLHTITEQKKQLDEAIIRQTLTVQRKMEAIEYQNKNLLNAGMIDEAAVDAQVAALIDAMGPLEQWSKTAKKETTGLADDYTLHLPSIPRSAAVAHLQYTTHSIKRKSEEDLILTTKRRRSTVNRLQ; this is translated from the exons ATGGACAAGGAAAAT GTACCCAACAACGCCACCGAACCGGATCCGGACGCCGCGGTCCCGGTCGCGGTCCCGGTCGCGGTCCCGGTCGCGGTCCCGGTCGCGGAAGGGCTCGAAGACAGTAGCACCAGACTCGCCAAAGCAATGCGGACGCGACTGGACGAGGAAAAGGCGCGGGAAAAGCAAGCTTTCCGTAGCATGATGAGCTTGCAGCGGTTGAAGCAGCTGGAATCGCTTGAGCAAAAACTGGCCGGCTTTGCTAGCTTCTCCCGCCGAAAGGACGAGGAAAAGGGACCGGCTAGGCGTGCCGGGTCTACGAAAAAGCTGCCAGTTACCAGCCCCAACGGACGCCTCCCGGTGGTTTCTAGGCTTCAGGCTATCCAGGAGGATGTGGCCAACAACAATGCACCGCTTCAGTTCACACAGTACGAGACGTCTCCACCGTTCATCGCGGGGGAGATGCGTGACTACCAGGTGCAGGGTTTGAATTGGCTCATTTCGTTGCAAGAGAGCGGTCTGAATGGGATATTGGCCGACGAAATGGGGCTTGGCAAAACCATTCAGTCCATTTCGATGATCGGATACATGATGACGATTCG GAAATATCGAGGCCCATACCTGGTTGTTGTTCCGTTGTCTACGGTTGATAATTGGTTGAACGAGTTTGCCACCTTTCTGCCGACAGCTGAGGTGCTCCGGGGACACGCCACGGGAAGCGAGAAGAGGAATGTGCTGGATGCGATCGCAATGGTCGGGAAGCGGTGTCGCTGGGATGTGGTGATCACGAGCTATGAGTTCTTTTGGCAAAACGTGGCTGTCTTTCGCCAGCAGAACTTTCACTATGCCATCATTGACGAGGGCCACCGGGCAAAGAACGAAAACACGCAATTCCCGAAGGCACTGGTACGCTGCAACATTAGCagcatggtgctgctgaccggtACACCGATCCACAACAATCTGCACGAGCTGTGGGCCCTGTTGCACCTTCTGATGCCTGCGTTCTTCGACAATGCCGAAAACTTCGACGACTGGTTCAAGGTGGAGAACTGCATCGATCCGCGGCATGAGCAGTCGATCCGGTTGAAGAATCTCCTGAAGCCACTGATGCTGCGACGAACGAAGGACGAAGTTAGCGCACCGATACCACCGAAACGGCGTATCATGATCGTAGTACCACCGACCGAACAGGTACTGCTCTGGTCGCACAAGGTGGTGAACCACGAAGTGATGTTCGTTCGGGACAACGGTACACTAAGCCGTCAGCGGATGGGTAGCGTGTTTCCATACCTGCGCCAGGTGACACTACACCCCTTTCTTATACCCGGCGCGGAACCTACCGAATCGGACTTGGTCACGCCGGAAATCGTGAGCTACAGCTCCAAAATGATCGTACTCGACGCTTTGCTGGGCAAACTGTTCGAGCGTGGCTCGCGCGTGCTGATATTTTCCCAGTTCGTTGTGATGCTGCAGATACTGGCGGATTATATGGACTGGCGGGGCTACAAATACTGCATGCTCGACGGAACTGACGACTTTGCGGTCCGCAAGGAGCAGATCGATGATTTCAACCGTCCAAAGTCGGATCGCTTCGTGTTTCTGTTGAGCACCCGGGCCGGTGGATTGGGCATCAATCTCTTTAGCGCCGATACGGTCATCTTTTACGATATGGACTACAACCCACAGATGGATTACCAGGCCGAGGATCGTGCCCATCGCATTGGCCAGAGGCACAAGGTGCACATCATACGGATGCTCGTGCGCGGTACAATCGACGAGTCGCTgcacaccatcaccgagcagaagaagcagctggATGAGGCCATCATTCGGCAGACTTTGACCGTGCAGCGTAAAATGGAGGCGATCGAGTATCAGAACAAGAATCTGCTCAACGCTGGCATGATAGATGAGGCGGCTGTAGATGCCCAAGTGGCCGCACTGATCGATGCAATGGGACCCCTTGAGCAGTGGAGTAAAACGGCCAAGAAGGAGACAACAGGCCTGGCGGATGACTATACGCTGCATCTACCAAGCATTCCACGCAGTGCCGCGGTGGCGCACCTTCAGTATACAACACATTCCATCAAGCGAAAGTCTGAAGAGGATCTAATTCTTACGACAAAGAGAAGACGAAGCACCGTGAACCGCTTGCAGTGA
- the LOC126577086 gene encoding WD repeat-containing protein 43, producing MSSIAREFSPDGKYCAYISQQGKFIVYEVETGTLHQVYTPNMHLNVPCTCFTWLEVATDQPVATPRSGKAKKQRSSNARQLMAAFGTSRGRVAFYSLATGTIERSCEGDGHSAPVTAICFNAAEDPDTLFTAGADGKVIEWSIMQSAQGAVHNIGVEKLSCVMLASSGVIVTGSKQLKLWDRAESRLLRTLVGHTSNTQILRTLTATTSEEQSFALSGSAMDRNISMWSLSDDGENTPVASFALEDVPEYVSLELVERKMHLVAVSRTGVAHYFMRSLDKLSVKRPYNANHTFQIAVDTATTKTKAVERLPVFVASVQHSPQPETIMLGYGTEASLRFEPIPIDAELKINVIIREPIKLLGKSKQEGDFKTKTPIVDANNAEYLNPVNANKKNMKKVEIPMEVRLENLSLLPDRSDTKMVTGRKNMIHLLVQGLHSRDATILRSVFGRNDPEMIQQTVERIPAQYLGALLSEMSYLMQLKTVHVQTAVCWLKQLITVHASQLMALGSSNLMTNFATCLGIIEYRVEHLNSLAKLRGRLGLLIDQADRSKKQSINRNVDENVLVYQEEEDDSDVDSVLGSDNEQHGSSNEDIYDGDEQESPEYDDEEQEESHAGLSVRKQNGFAQADEHDGNDSDSEEMEVSD from the exons ATGTCGTCGATCGCGCGAGAGTTTTCCCCCGATGGGAAGTACTGCGCGTACATTAGCCAGCAGGGCAAATTCATCGTCTACGAGGTGGAAACGGGCACGCTGCATCAAGTGTACACGCCGAACATGCACCTGAACGTGCCCTGCACGTGCTTCACGTGGCTCGAGGTCGCCACAgaccaaccggtggccactccgAGGTCGGGCAAAGCGAAgaagcaacgcagcagcaacgccaggcAGTTGATGGCCGCCTTCGGTACCAGTAGGGGCCGGGTGGCGTTCTACAGTCTGGCCACCGGTACGATCGAGCGGTCGTGTGAGGGCGACGGACATTCGGCTCCGGTCACAGCGATCTGCTTCAATGCGGCCGAAGACCCGGATACGCTCTTTACGGCCGGTGCCGATGGAAAGGTGATCGAGTGGAGCATCATGCAGAGCGCCCAGGGCGCGGTGCACAACATAGGCGTCGAGAAGCTGTCCTGCGTGATGCTGGCCAGCTCGGGCGTGATCGTAACCGGTTCCAAGCAGCTGAAGCTGTGGGATCGCGCCGAGAGCCGGCTACTGCGTACCCTGGTTGGACACACCTCCAATACGCAGATTCTGCGTACGCTAACGGCCACCACGTCCGAAGAACAATCGTTCGCCCTTTCCGGGTCCGCAATGGATCGTAACATTTCCATGTGGTCGTTGAGCGATGACGGTGAAAACACACCCGTCGCTTCGTTCGCCCTGGAAGATGTACCGGAGTACGTATCGCTGGAACTCGTAGAGAGGAAGATGCACCTGGTGGCCGTTTCGCGCACCGGTGTGGCGCACTATTTCATGCGCAGCCTGGACAAGCTCAGCGTCAAGCGACCGTACAATGCAAATCACACGTTCCAGATTGCGGTCGATACGgcaacgacgaagacgaaggcgGTCGAACGGTTGCCGGTGTTTGTGGCCAGCGTACAACACTCGCCCCAGCCAGAAACCATCATGCTCGGGTACGGGACGGAAGCGAGCCTTCGATTCGAACCGATTCCCATCGACGCGGAGCTTAAGATAAACGTCATCATCCGGGAACCGATTAAACTGCTGGGTAAATCGAAACAAGAGGGTGACTTCAAGACGAAAACCCCAATCGTAGATGCCAACAATGCCGAGTATCTGAATCCGGTTAATGCCAACAAGAAAAACATGAAGAAG GTCGAGATTCCGATGGAAGTTCGATTGGAAAACCTTTCCCTGTTGCCTGACCGAAGCGACACGAAGATGGTGACCGGACGCAAGAACATGATCCATCTGCTGGTACAGGGACTGCACAGTCGAGACGCGACCATTCTGCGCAGCGTGTTCGGTCGTAACGATCCCGAGATGATCCAGCAGACGGTAGAACGCATTCCGGCCCAATACCTGGGAGCGCTACTGAGCGAAATGTCTTATCTGATGCAACTGAAAACCGTACA CGTACAAACGGCGGTGTGTTGGCTTAAGCAGCTGATTACCGTCCACGCGAGTCAACTGATGGCGCTGGGATCATCGAATCTAATGACGAATTTCGCTACCTGTCTCGGCATCATCGAGTATCGCGTAGAGCATCTAAATTCCCTGGCAAA GTTGCGGGGACGATTAGGGTTACTGATCGATCAGGCGgatcgaagcaaaaaacaGTCCATCAACCGGAACGTGGACGAGAACGTGCTGGTGtatcaggaggaggaggatgactCAGATGTGGACTCAGTACTGGGCAGCGACAACGAGCAGCACGGTTCGTCGAACGAGGACATATACGACGGTGACGAACAGGAGAGTCCCGAGTACGACGATGAGGAGCAGGAAGAGTCGCATGCTGGGCTGTCCGTTCGCAAGCAGAATGGGTTCGCGCAGGCAGATGAACACGACGGTAATGATAGCGACAGTGAGGAAATGGAGGTTTCGGATTGA